Within Nodosilinea sp. FACHB-141, the genomic segment CGTCGGTGCCCTCAGCCTTCAGGGCGGCCAGATAGCCGCTGTCTTCGAGTACTCCCTGAATAATTTCAGAGCCCTTTTGGTCATCCATGTCCTGGCGATACTTTTTGATTAGGTCGGCAAATTCCAGCACGCCTTTTGCCGATCGCCCCGCAAGAGTCTTCACCGAAGTATCATCGGCGAGAATCTCCCACAGGGGAATGCCACCCAGGGTCTGAGTCGCTTGTTCTAGCTTATCGATGGTGCCCTTGCCGACGCCGCGCCGAGGCACGTTGATTACCCGCTTGAGGCTGACGGTGTCGAAGGGGTTGGCGATCGCTCGCAAATACGCCAGCACGTCTTTAATCTCGCGGCGATCGTAAAACCGCAGCCCGCCTACCACCTGGTAGGGAATACTGTAGCGGGTCAGCACTTCCTCAAAGGCGCGCGACTGGGCGTTGGTGCGGTAGAGGATGGCAAAATTGCCCCAGTTCAGCTCCGGGTGCTGGGTTTCGAGATGGCGAATTTGGCTGATCACAAAGTCGGCCTCGGCGGTTTCATCCTCGGCTCGGTAGACGTAGATGCTCTCGCCCTCTCCCCGGGTGGCCCGCAACACCTTATCGATGCGCTCGGTATTGTTTTCGATCAGGTGGTTGGCGACTTCGAGAATGTTGGAGGTGGAGCGGTAGTTTTCCTCCAGTTTGACCATGCTGCGGGTGTCGTCGTCGGGCAGGCCATCGCCAAAGTCATCCTGAAAGTTCATCAGAATGGTGAAGTCGGCGGCGCGGAAGGAGTAAATTGACTGGTCGGCATCGCCCACTACAAACACCGAACGATGATTCCAGTCTTCGTAGGTGGCGATCGATTCACCGTTGGTAGCCAGCAGACGAATCAGTTCGTACTGGGTGCGGTTGGTGTCCTGGTATTCATCCACCAAAATGTGGCGAAAGCGCTTGTGCCAGTAGGCTAACACCTGCTCGTTTTGCTGAAACAGGAAAACCGGCATGAGAATTAGGTCGTCGAAATCGAGGGCGTTGTTCTCCGCCAGCGCCTTTTGGTAGTAGCGGTAGACATCGGCGATCACCCGGCCTCGGTAGTTAGGCTGCTCTTTTTCGAGTTCGTCGGGGGTGAGCTTTTGGTTTTTGGCGTTGCTGATGGCAAAGCGCACCGATCGCGGGTTGAACTTTTTGTCATCCAGATTCAAGGTTTGGGTGACGATGGTTTTGACCAACCCCTGGGCATCTGATTCGTCAAAAATGGAGAAATTCTTCGTCCAGCGGTACCCGGCAGGGTGCTGATACTTTTCAATGTCGAACCGCAGAATGCGGGCGCACAGGGCATGGAACGTGCCAATCCACAGATGCTTGGTAACGGTTTTATAGACCTGAGATCTCAGCTTGGTCTGCTCATACTGCGGCAAAGACGACAGGGCTTTGCCGTGGCGGGCCTGGGCATCCTGCTCAGCAAACAGCACCTCAATGCGCTCCTTCATTTCCTTAGCGGCCTTATTGGTAAAGGTCACCGCCAGAATATTGTCGGGATCAGTTTTGTGGGTGAGGACTAGGTTGGCAATGCGGTAGGTCAGCGCCCGGGTTTTGCCCGAACCCGCCCCCGCCACCACTAGCAGCGGGCCACAATAGTGCTCGACGGCCTGGCGTTGGGCGGGGTTGAGAAGGGCGAGAAAGTCAGTCATCAGTAGCCGAGGGTTTTTGCTTATTAAGTATGACACTGGCCAAGGAGAATCGATGGCCTCACCCCCCTACCCTAGCTAGAGGTTCTCGCCGTTGAGGCCGCTACCTGGCGCAGCAGCAGCACTTGCCAATAGGGAGTCGGGGCCAGCAGCACCGTACCATGCCCTTCAAAAACATTGACGAGGAACTCCCCAAAGGTCATTGAGCTCACCATAGATTTGGTGGCTTTTTCGACTCGGTAGCTGAGAGTACCGGTGCGGGCGATCGCAAAACTACCGTCTACCACCAGACGCTCCCCCCGCAGTTCAACGGTTTCCACAGGGCCTTGGGTCACCACCACCACCTGACCACGGCCCTTGACCTTGGTTTGAACCAGCCCTTCGCCACCCACCAGACCGCTCAACAACTTATTGCGTTCAACGGCAATCTCA encodes:
- the pcrA gene encoding DNA helicase PcrA, with amino-acid sequence MTDFLALLNPAQRQAVEHYCGPLLVVAGAGSGKTRALTYRIANLVLTHKTDPDNILAVTFTNKAAKEMKERIEVLFAEQDAQARHGKALSSLPQYEQTKLRSQVYKTVTKHLWIGTFHALCARILRFDIEKYQHPAGYRWTKNFSIFDESDAQGLVKTIVTQTLNLDDKKFNPRSVRFAISNAKNQKLTPDELEKEQPNYRGRVIADVYRYYQKALAENNALDFDDLILMPVFLFQQNEQVLAYWHKRFRHILVDEYQDTNRTQYELIRLLATNGESIATYEDWNHRSVFVVGDADQSIYSFRAADFTILMNFQDDFGDGLPDDDTRSMVKLEENYRSTSNILEVANHLIENNTERIDKVLRATRGEGESIYVYRAEDETAEADFVISQIRHLETQHPELNWGNFAILYRTNAQSRAFEEVLTRYSIPYQVVGGLRFYDRREIKDVLAYLRAIANPFDTVSLKRVINVPRRGVGKGTIDKLEQATQTLGGIPLWEILADDTSVKTLAGRSAKGVLEFADLIKKYRQDMDDQKGSEIIQGVLEDSGYLAALKAEGTDEADDRFGNVQELYNAALQFEEENVDDPSLLAFLSNASLASDMDDNKDGKNAVSLMTLHSSKGLEFPVVFLVGLEQGLFPNHRSLEDPAATEEERRLCYVGITRAKERLFISHARARRLYGSREPASPSLFLGELPLDLVTGNSTTGLPQKWSTPIREARNRSEAAAKPGSGAHESDWTVGDVVVHKAYGAGEVTHIFGAGNKICLAINFPGQGRKIVDPKISALQRAE